One genomic region from Cellulomonas hominis encodes:
- the metE gene encoding 5-methyltetrahydropteroyltriglutamate--homocysteine S-methyltransferase: MTDLTHPFPSGTVLGYPRIGPRRELKKAVEAFWAGRSTAEEVEATAAELRRRTRARLAELGLDTRLPAIPSAFSFYDHVLDAATVLGAVPERFADLATADGGLDLAGYSTVARGRGDDLPLEMTKWFDSNYHYLVPEIGPATAFRYASDRPVREFAEGLADGVLTRPVLVGPVTFLALAKAAEGSPADFLPIDRLADVLPVYAELLRDLARAGATWVQLDEPALVSDSTGVPADRLLAAAAEAYRALAADLPTAERPSILVAAPYGDLRDALPVLAASDVEGLAIDLVRGSAPASPVPGLASKVLVGGVVDGHNIWRADLDAALGSLEHLESLGAAQVAVSSSTSLFHLPHDVEDEPELDPTLRSWLAFADQKIGEVVTLATGLTEGREAVHAELLAAADARRSRAEAPGVVRPDVRERLAALPEGAFHRGDFAERRAAQTSRLRLPALPTTTIGSFPQTPEIRAARTAFGRGELTAAQYEDAMKAEIRQVVELQEQIGLDVLVHGEPERNDMVQYFAENLDGFAVTQNGWVQSYGSRCTRPSILWGDVARPAPITVPWTTYTQSLTPKPVKGMLTGPVTILAWSFVRDDQPLGDTANQVALALRDEVADLEAAGTAIVQVDEPALRELLPLRAEDHAAYLEWSVRSFRLATSGVRPDTQIHTHLCYSEFGEVIGAIDGLDADVTSIEAARSKMEILADIAAEGYPRGIGPGVYDIHSPRVPSEAEVTELLTEAVRAIDPEQLWVNPDCGLKTRRYAEVTPSLEHVLAATRTVRASLAVPTA; this comes from the coding sequence ATGACCGACCTGACCCACCCGTTCCCCTCCGGCACCGTCCTGGGCTACCCCCGGATCGGTCCGCGCCGCGAGCTCAAGAAGGCCGTCGAGGCGTTCTGGGCCGGCCGCTCGACCGCCGAGGAGGTCGAGGCGACCGCCGCGGAGCTGCGCCGCCGCACGCGCGCCCGGCTCGCGGAGCTCGGCCTGGACACCCGGCTGCCCGCAATCCCGAGCGCCTTCTCGTTCTACGACCACGTGCTGGACGCCGCGACCGTGCTCGGCGCGGTGCCCGAGCGGTTCGCCGACCTCGCGACCGCCGACGGCGGGCTGGACCTGGCCGGCTACTCGACCGTGGCGCGCGGCCGCGGGGACGACCTGCCGCTCGAGATGACCAAGTGGTTCGACTCGAACTACCACTACCTGGTGCCGGAGATCGGCCCGGCGACGGCGTTCCGGTACGCGAGCGACCGCCCGGTGCGCGAGTTCGCCGAGGGGCTGGCCGACGGCGTGCTGACCCGCCCGGTGCTCGTCGGGCCGGTGACGTTCCTCGCCCTGGCGAAGGCCGCCGAGGGTTCCCCGGCGGACTTCCTCCCGATCGACCGGCTCGCCGACGTGCTGCCGGTGTACGCGGAGCTGCTCCGCGACCTGGCCCGCGCGGGCGCGACGTGGGTGCAGCTCGACGAGCCCGCCCTGGTGTCCGACTCGACGGGCGTGCCCGCCGACCGGCTGCTGGCCGCGGCCGCCGAGGCGTACCGCGCGCTGGCCGCCGACCTGCCCACGGCCGAGCGCCCGTCCATCCTGGTCGCGGCCCCCTACGGCGACCTCCGGGACGCGCTGCCGGTGCTCGCGGCCTCCGACGTCGAGGGCCTGGCGATCGACCTGGTCCGCGGCTCCGCCCCGGCGTCCCCCGTGCCCGGGCTGGCCTCGAAGGTGCTGGTCGGGGGCGTCGTGGACGGCCACAACATCTGGCGCGCCGACCTGGACGCCGCGCTCGGGTCCCTGGAGCACCTGGAGTCCCTCGGTGCCGCGCAGGTCGCGGTGTCGTCGTCGACCTCGCTGTTCCACCTGCCGCACGACGTCGAGGACGAGCCGGAGCTCGACCCGACCCTGCGCTCGTGGCTCGCGTTCGCCGACCAGAAGATCGGCGAGGTGGTGACCCTCGCGACCGGTCTGACCGAGGGCCGGGAGGCCGTGCACGCGGAGCTCCTCGCCGCGGCCGACGCGCGCCGCTCCCGCGCGGAGGCGCCCGGCGTGGTCCGTCCCGACGTCCGCGAGCGCCTGGCCGCCCTCCCGGAGGGCGCGTTCCACCGCGGGGACTTCGCCGAGCGGCGCGCCGCGCAGACCTCCCGGCTGCGGCTGCCGGCGCTGCCGACGACCACGATCGGCTCGTTCCCGCAGACGCCGGAGATCCGCGCGGCCCGCACCGCGTTCGGCCGGGGCGAGCTCACCGCGGCCCAGTACGAGGACGCGATGAAGGCGGAGATCCGCCAGGTCGTCGAGCTCCAGGAGCAGATCGGCCTCGACGTGCTCGTGCACGGCGAGCCCGAGCGGAACGACATGGTGCAGTACTTCGCCGAGAACCTGGACGGCTTCGCGGTCACCCAGAACGGCTGGGTCCAGTCCTACGGCTCGCGGTGCACCCGCCCGTCCATCCTCTGGGGCGACGTCGCGCGCCCGGCGCCGATCACCGTGCCGTGGACGACCTACACGCAGTCGCTCACCCCGAAGCCGGTGAAGGGCATGCTGACCGGGCCGGTGACGATCCTCGCGTGGTCGTTCGTCCGCGACGACCAGCCGCTCGGCGACACCGCGAACCAGGTGGCGCTGGCGCTGCGCGACGAGGTCGCCGACCTCGAGGCCGCCGGCACGGCGATCGTGCAGGTGGACGAGCCCGCGCTCCGCGAGCTGCTGCCGCTGCGGGCCGAGGACCACGCGGCCTACCTGGAGTGGTCGGTCCGGTCCTTCCGCCTCGCGACGTCGGGTGTCCGGCCGGACACCCAGATCCACACGCACCTGTGCTACTCGGAGTTCGGCGAGGTCATCGGCGCGATCGACGGCCTGGACGCCGACGTGACGTCCATCGAGGCCGCCCGGTCGAAGATGGAGATCCTGGCCGACATCGCCGCCGAGGGGTACCCGCGCGGCATCGGCCCGGGCGTCTACGACATCCACTCCCCGCGGGTGCCGAGCGAGGCCGAGGTCACCGAGCTGCTCACCGAGGCGGTCCGGGCGATCGACCCGGAGCAGCTGTGGGTCAACCCGGACTGCGGCCTGAAGACCCGCCGCTACGCCGAGGTCACCCCGTCGCTCGAGCACGTGCTCGCCGCGACCCGCACGGTGCGGGCGTCCCTGGCGGTGCCGACGGCCTGA
- a CDS encoding methylenetetrahydrofolate reductase — MSSTGARVPAEGAAPATDHVTDGLGAVDRPTVSFELFPPRNPEAAPRLWTTVERLAAARPDFVSVTYGASGSTRSTTRALVRRLLRETSLTPIAHLTCVATSRDDLARTVEEFLDEGVRAFLALRGDPPADGSWAPHPDGLPTASALVALLREVEARRCASSPAQAVRAATRPLSVAVAAFPRGNAGSGSTREQDVAALLSKQRAGADFAITQVFYDVESYCELVTLARDAGVTIPIVPGIIPMTDPSRLRRVQQLTGVPVPQAVLDVLDAFDPDDPADAARRLRAGTRLGVDLVNGVLDGGAPGVHLYTFNQHGPALDLLEGAGLGGDAPRTHSQVTSAPTTTPTPVPTS, encoded by the coding sequence ATGAGCAGCACCGGCGCACGCGTCCCCGCCGAGGGGGCCGCACCCGCGACCGACCACGTCACCGACGGCCTCGGTGCCGTGGACCGACCCACCGTGTCCTTCGAGCTGTTCCCCCCGCGGAACCCAGAGGCGGCCCCGCGGCTGTGGACCACGGTCGAGCGGCTCGCGGCCGCGCGCCCGGACTTCGTGTCCGTGACCTACGGCGCCTCCGGCAGCACGCGCAGCACGACCCGGGCCCTGGTCCGGCGGCTGCTCCGCGAGACCTCGCTGACCCCGATCGCGCACCTGACCTGCGTCGCCACGTCCCGCGACGACCTGGCCCGTACCGTCGAGGAGTTCCTCGACGAGGGCGTCCGGGCGTTCCTCGCCCTGCGCGGCGACCCGCCCGCCGACGGCTCCTGGGCCCCGCACCCGGACGGGCTGCCGACCGCCAGCGCCCTGGTCGCCCTGCTGCGCGAGGTCGAGGCCCGCCGGTGCGCGTCGAGCCCGGCGCAGGCGGTGCGCGCGGCGACGCGGCCGCTGTCCGTGGCGGTCGCCGCGTTCCCCCGGGGCAACGCCGGCTCGGGCAGCACCCGCGAGCAGGACGTCGCGGCCCTGCTGTCCAAGCAGCGCGCGGGCGCCGACTTCGCGATCACCCAGGTGTTCTACGACGTCGAGTCGTACTGCGAGCTCGTCACGCTGGCCCGCGACGCCGGGGTCACCATCCCGATCGTGCCCGGGATCATCCCGATGACGGACCCGTCGCGGCTCCGCCGCGTGCAGCAGCTCACCGGCGTGCCGGTGCCGCAGGCGGTGCTCGACGTGCTGGACGCGTTCGACCCGGACGACCCCGCGGACGCGGCCCGCCGCCTGCGCGCCGGCACCCGGCTGGGCGTCGACCTGGTGAACGGCGTCCTCGACGGCGGTGCCCCCGGCGTGCACCTCTACACGTTCAACCAGCACGGCCCGGCCCTCGACCTGCTCGAGGGCGCCGGCCTGGGCGGCGACGCCCCGCGGACGCACAGCCAGGTGACGTCCGCCCCCACGACCACCCCGACCCCCGTTCCGACCAGCTGA
- a CDS encoding CU044_5270 family protein gives MEDAQSDADLLARARTHPEILGVLYERHAVAVHRYLSRRVGTGPADDLLGEVFLAAVEARLRVQPHPSGSALPWLYGIAGNVVRGHLRRRPGWTPALADDVDWDAVDDRVDAVARRGELRAALGTLSVEDRQIVLLVAWDGLTPTEAADALGISPVAGPQPPAPRAQPRPGRARHARTDRTGEPPMSLDTLLSSTAATTDPDPAVLAAARARLDDRTRTAQTVVLLHRRRARRRRLGLSLAGVAAAGALAVVPLVVDGTTPEAEAAEVLVTAGAAAAAQPDEVGDAPYWHTVSTCAQEGGGQDGTEHRREVWNARVEPGLLLDDAVDADPIGLGAALFPVGGTTVDWDGLTTLPTDPVALRAALLDGLPESSRTDDDVLFDQITALLVESPASPALRGALWQVASQVGGVRLVGEVTDAAGRRGVALEQTLTGGDGSTVRRLVVDPDAGTLLERVDAYDGPGTESDLRYRSTYLVQGPAGTLPVQPQLPPGCTTFERC, from the coding sequence ATGGAGGACGCACAGAGCGACGCCGACCTGCTGGCCCGCGCACGGACCCACCCCGAGATCCTCGGCGTGCTGTACGAGAGACACGCGGTCGCGGTGCACCGCTACCTCAGCCGCCGCGTCGGGACCGGCCCGGCCGACGACCTGCTCGGGGAGGTCTTCCTCGCCGCGGTCGAGGCCCGCCTCCGCGTGCAGCCGCACCCCAGCGGGTCCGCGCTGCCGTGGCTGTACGGCATCGCCGGGAACGTGGTCCGCGGCCACCTGCGCCGTCGGCCCGGGTGGACGCCGGCACTCGCGGACGACGTCGACTGGGACGCCGTCGACGACCGGGTGGACGCCGTCGCCCGGCGCGGGGAGCTCCGCGCCGCCCTCGGCACCCTGAGCGTCGAGGACCGGCAGATCGTCCTGCTCGTCGCCTGGGACGGGCTCACCCCCACCGAGGCCGCCGACGCCCTGGGCATCAGCCCCGTCGCGGGCCCGCAGCCGCCTGCACCGCGCGCGCAGCCGCGCCCAGGCCGCGCTCGCCACGCTCGCACCGACCGGACAGGAGAGCCACCGATGAGCCTCGACACCCTGCTCAGCAGCACCGCCGCCACCACCGACCCCGACCCCGCCGTCCTCGCCGCGGCCCGCGCCCGGCTGGACGACCGCACCCGCACGGCGCAGACCGTGGTGCTGCTGCACCGCCGCCGCGCGCGGCGCCGCCGGCTCGGCCTGTCGCTCGCCGGGGTGGCCGCCGCCGGGGCGCTCGCCGTGGTCCCGCTCGTCGTGGACGGCACGACCCCCGAGGCCGAGGCCGCGGAGGTGCTCGTGACGGCCGGCGCGGCGGCCGCCGCCCAGCCCGACGAGGTCGGTGACGCGCCGTACTGGCACACCGTCTCCACCTGCGCGCAGGAGGGCGGGGGGCAGGACGGCACCGAGCACCGGCGGGAGGTCTGGAACGCGCGCGTCGAGCCGGGGCTGCTGCTGGACGACGCCGTCGACGCGGACCCGATCGGTCTGGGGGCGGCCCTGTTCCCCGTCGGCGGCACGACCGTCGACTGGGACGGCCTCACGACGCTGCCGACGGATCCGGTGGCCCTGCGCGCCGCGCTGCTCGACGGGCTCCCGGAGTCCTCGCGGACCGACGACGACGTGCTGTTCGACCAGATCACGGCCCTGCTCGTGGAGAGCCCGGCGTCGCCGGCGCTGCGCGGCGCGCTGTGGCAGGTCGCGTCGCAGGTCGGCGGCGTGCGGCTCGTCGGCGAGGTCACGGACGCGGCCGGCCGGCGGGGCGTGGCGCTGGAGCAGACCCTGACCGGGGGCGACGGGAGCACCGTCCGCCGCCTCGTCGTCGATCCCGACGCGGGCACGCTGCTGGAGCGGGTCGACGCGTACGACGGGCCCGGCACGGAGTCCGACCTGCGCTACCGCTCGACGTACCTCGTGCAGGGCCCGGCCGGCACCCTGCCGGTCCAGCCGCAGCTGCCGCCCGGCTGCACCACGTTCGAGCGCTGCTGA
- a CDS encoding MFS transporter: protein MPTTTAPTAAAPARPLNSPSRVIAASLVGTTIEFYDFYVYATAAVLVFPKLFFPTGNDTTALLASFAVFGAAMVARPIGAVFFGHLGDRRGRKTTLVYSLLTMGIATFLIGVLPTFDHIGVAATVALLVLRLAQGFALGGEWSGAALVATENAPAGKRAWYGTFPQLGAPLGFIIANGLFLVINGVLGEGSAAFMSWGWRVPFLFSAVMVIIGLWVRLKLVESEAFTAAEKKGRLTKLPLGTTLRFHWRETLLGTFIMLATYVLFYLMTNFTLTYGTRAVAPENGDPGGLGIPYVHFVLMQIIGVVFFGLFTLAAGPLADRLGRRRLLLWVTGLIIAFGLTFALFLPMREDQVFTGALVQAFLVLGFVLMGATFGPMGALLPELFPTNVRYTGSAVAYNVSSILGAALAPIVALALWALADGGTWLVGLYLSGAGVLTFVALLLTRETKDADYARASHEG, encoded by the coding sequence ATGCCCACCACCACCGCGCCCACCGCCGCCGCCCCCGCGCGGCCGCTGAACTCGCCGTCCCGCGTCATCGCGGCGAGCCTCGTCGGCACCACCATCGAGTTCTACGACTTCTACGTCTACGCGACCGCCGCGGTCCTCGTGTTCCCGAAGCTGTTCTTCCCGACCGGCAACGACACCACGGCGCTGCTCGCGTCCTTCGCGGTGTTCGGCGCGGCGATGGTCGCCCGGCCGATCGGCGCCGTGTTCTTCGGGCACCTCGGGGACCGCCGCGGCCGCAAGACCACGCTCGTGTACTCGCTGCTGACGATGGGGATCGCGACGTTCCTCATCGGCGTGCTGCCGACGTTCGACCACATCGGGGTCGCCGCGACGGTCGCGCTGCTGGTGCTGCGGCTCGCGCAGGGCTTCGCGCTCGGCGGCGAGTGGTCCGGCGCGGCGCTGGTCGCCACCGAGAACGCCCCCGCCGGCAAGCGCGCGTGGTACGGCACGTTCCCGCAGCTCGGCGCCCCGCTCGGCTTCATCATCGCGAACGGCCTGTTCCTCGTGATCAACGGCGTGCTCGGCGAGGGCTCGGCCGCGTTCATGTCGTGGGGCTGGCGCGTGCCGTTCCTGTTCTCGGCCGTCATGGTGATCATCGGCCTGTGGGTCCGGCTGAAGCTGGTCGAGTCCGAGGCGTTCACGGCCGCGGAGAAGAAGGGCCGGCTCACGAAGCTCCCGCTCGGCACGACCCTGCGGTTCCACTGGCGCGAGACCCTGCTGGGCACGTTCATCATGCTGGCGACCTACGTGCTGTTCTACCTGATGACGAACTTCACGCTGACCTACGGCACCCGCGCCGTGGCGCCGGAGAACGGCGACCCGGGCGGCCTGGGCATCCCGTACGTGCACTTCGTGCTCATGCAGATCATCGGCGTCGTGTTCTTCGGCCTGTTCACCCTGGCCGCCGGGCCGCTCGCGGACCGCCTGGGCCGCCGCCGGCTGCTGCTGTGGGTCACCGGGCTGATCATCGCCTTCGGGCTCACGTTCGCGCTGTTCCTGCCGATGCGCGAGGACCAGGTGTTCACCGGCGCGCTGGTGCAGGCGTTCCTGGTGCTCGGGTTCGTGCTCATGGGCGCGACGTTCGGGCCGATGGGCGCCCTGCTGCCGGAGCTGTTCCCGACGAACGTCCGGTACACCGGCTCGGCGGTCGCGTACAACGTGTCGTCGATCCTCGGGGCCGCGCTCGCGCCGATCGTCGCGCTGGCGCTGTGGGCGCTCGCTGACGGCGGGACCTGGCTGGTCGGGCTGTACCTGTCCGGCGCGGGGGTGCTGACGTTCGTGGCGCTGCTGCTCACCCGGGAGACCAAGGACGCCGACTACGCCCGGGCGTCGCACGAGGGCTGA
- a CDS encoding DNA-3-methyladenine glycosylase I: MTSSDPTPAEALQHPVSSETAAGHPPGRRCFGDGDPLYERYHDEEWGRPVHGERELYERMTLEAFQSGLAWITVLRKREGFRAAFADFDPAVVAGYDDHDVERLMGDAGIIRNRAKITAAIANAQALLDLHGRGGSLDAVFWSHAPDPGARPRPRTFADVPARTPESIALAKELKRLGFRFVGPTTAYAAMQACGMVDDHLADCPVVLAGVRPTA, encoded by the coding sequence ATGACCAGCAGCGACCCGACCCCCGCCGAGGCCCTCCAGCACCCCGTGTCGTCCGAGACCGCCGCGGGGCACCCGCCGGGGCGGCGCTGCTTCGGCGACGGCGACCCGCTCTACGAGCGGTACCACGACGAGGAGTGGGGCCGGCCGGTCCACGGCGAGCGGGAGCTCTACGAGCGCATGACGCTCGAGGCGTTCCAGTCCGGCCTCGCCTGGATCACGGTCCTGCGGAAGCGCGAGGGGTTCCGCGCCGCGTTCGCCGACTTCGACCCCGCGGTGGTCGCCGGGTACGACGACCACGACGTCGAGCGGCTGATGGGCGACGCCGGGATCATCCGCAACCGCGCGAAGATCACCGCCGCGATCGCGAACGCCCAGGCGCTGCTGGACCTGCACGGGCGCGGCGGGTCGCTGGACGCGGTGTTCTGGTCGCACGCGCCGGACCCGGGGGCGCGGCCCCGACCCCGCACGTTCGCCGACGTCCCGGCGCGGACGCCCGAGTCGATCGCCCTCGCGAAGGAGCTGAAGCGGCTGGGCTTCCGGTTCGTCGGGCCGACGACCGCCTACGCGGCGATGCAGGCCTGCGGGATGGTGGACGACCACCTGGCGGACTGCCCGGTGGTGCTGGCCGGCGTGCGCCCGACCGCCTAG